The following DNA comes from Methanosarcina vacuolata Z-761.
ATACTGGAATTATATGAGAAACTATGCAATACCCTTTCACTGCCTCACCTAATTGAAAAAACATATGAAATAATTTTTATTGACGATGGGTCCACAGATAGTACTTTTGAAGAAATAAAAAAAATAAAAAACTCTAAAGTCAAGATTGTAAGGTTTCAGAGAAATTATGGAAAGGCTGCAGCTCTGTCCTGTGGATTCAAAAGGTCAAAAGGGGATATTGTCATTACTCTGGACGGGGACCTACAGGACGATCCAAAAGAAATCCCCAGGTTTATAGAAAAACTAAAAAAGTATGACATGGTTTCCGGCTGGAAAAACAAAAGACAAGACCCTATTTCGAAAACGCTGCCTTCAAAATACTTCAACCGGTTAACTCGATTCATAACCGGAGTCAACATTCACGACTTCAACTGCGGGTACAAAGCATACAATAGCTATGTTGTAAAAAATATAAATGTGTATGGAGAGCTCCATCGTTACATCCCGGCTCTTGTTTACTGGAAAGGTTACACCGTAGGAGAGATTGAAGTTGAACATCACCCGAGAATACATGGAAACTCAAAGTATGGAGTCGAAAGGCTATTGAAAGGATTTCTGGATCTTATAACAGTTACATTTCTTATGATATACAAAAAGAGGCCTCTACACATTTTCGGAGGCATAGGAATCCTTCTTGGGTTATCCGGAATAATTATATCCGTATACTTAATGGTTTCGTGGGCAACAGGATTAAAAATAGGAGATCGGCCTCTTCTCATGCTTGGAATCTTACTTACAGTCACTGGGGCTCAGTTTATCTCCCTTGGCCTGATAGGAGAACTGATCACAAACTTGAGAAATAACGATGATTATATAATAAAATACGATAGCTATGAACTGGAAAATGGCAGGTAAAATTGCGTTATTTCGGGTTTAATGTTTTACCAGCTCCATAATTTTGGGTTTAATGTTTTACCAGCTCCATAGAGACCTTATCCAGATAACTCCAAAAGATAGAAATTAATGAATAAAGATATGCCCGAAAATGCCGGTTGTTCATTTATAACTAATGGAGATGGTGTTTCAGAAAGTTTTCGAAACAGCCAGAGAAATGACCGGCAAAAATCGTAAATTTTCTACAAAAGATATAGAGTTACTTATGACTCTTATCAGAGTCTGAACCACTAACTTAATAATACCCTCGAAATTCTATACAAACAAGAGTAATAAGGAATGACGAAGAGACAGAATTAATAATATATAAAATTATATGAAATTAATTAGTTAGGTGACGGGTTAGAGGATGATCCCAAATAAACTTGAAAATAACCGAGTAAAATGATTATCGAATTTTACCCATGAGAGGTACAATGATATCGGGCACACAAAAATGGCTAAAAAAACACTTAATTGATAGCCAGATATTGAATGATTATAAAAAAAGTTTGAAAGAATATACCAGTGTCTTAATACTTTACACTTTACTAACTTTTATACTTACTTATCCTGTAGTTTTCAAGATATGCAATTATATTCCGGGAGGTGGAGACGCATTTCAGTGGATAAGAATACTCTGGTATACTCCAGTAGCCATATTCAACCCTGGCCTAACAAACTTAACACACGACTATTTAATATTTTATCCGGATGGAATCCCAGCTTCACCCTTTCAGTCGGCATTTAATCAAATCCTTTCATACGTGTTATCCAGTATAATAGAAATTCATGTAGTGTATACCATACTATGGTTATTCTCATTTATTTTTGGAGCATACGGTACATATCTGCTTGTAAGATATCTGACAGGTGACAGGACTTCTTCCTTCATAGCTGGAATTGTGTTTGCTTTTTCACCGTATCATTTTGTACATTCACTTGGCCATTTTGGAGCAAATAGTATTGAGTGGATACCTTTCTGCGCCCTATACTTGATGAAAATGTTTAAAGAAGGTGGAGTTCGAAACAGTTTTTTTGCAGGAATATTCTTTATTCTCGTAGCCATGAGCGACCTTCAATATATGATGTTTATGGGAATTTTCGTGATGTTGCTGTTTGTATATGAAATATACGTTTTTTTAATAACAGAAAAAAGAGGTTATATAGAAACACTGAAAAGAATATTCTACAAGTACGCCTTATTCGGATTTGTTTCATTTATAGGTATAATACCTCTCGCCCTGGAAAACATTTTAACAGCTACATCCAGTGATAACTTTTTAAAATTAAATCCCTCTGAAACAGTCACGTATTCAGCTGATTTACTGAGCTTTTTTCTTCCTTCGGTTTTGCATCCCGTTTTTGGGAATATCATGACAGATATTTATAACAATTTTTCAGGAAACACCAGTGAAAATACGATGTTTATCGGATACACTGTGATTTTACTCTCTTTATTTGCAGCTTATAGACTGAAAGGAAACAAATATGTAAAATTCTGGCTGATAGCTGCCTTATCTTTTTCGATAATCAGCCTTGGCCCACTTCTTCATGTAAACGGTAAGACCTCGTTTACAGAATTCAATACTACTGTTCCTCTTCCGTATTTAGCTTTGTATTATTTGATCCCATTTCTGGACAACTGCCGGACATCTGGTAGATTTTTTGTAATTGCTTCGCTTTCATTCGCAGTTTTGCTGGGTTATGGAGCTTCAGAACTGCTAAAATCCAACAGGATAAATAAAAAGGCAACTGTAATTGTAATAACTGGTTTGATAATTTTTGAATATTTAGCAGTTCCTGTATCTTTATCGCCTGTCGATGAACCCTCGTTTTACAAAGAGATTTCACAGGATAAAGGTAATTACGCATTGCTTGAAATCCCTGCAACTAAAGATTATGTAGCAGGTTCAACCATCATTTATTACCAGACAATACATGGAAAATCCGTCATAGGTAACTGGGCTGCCAGATATCCATCTACTGCAAGAAATTTTGAATTAAATACACCTGTGGTAAGGGAATTAACTTATTTGCAATCTACTGATGATATTCTGGATCAGGATATAGATCAAGTCGGAACATCAATTTTAAATTATTATAACATCTCGTATATTGTTTTGCATACAAATTATATGAATGACACAGAAATTGACTTTGCCGAGAAACTAATCCAAATGAATCTCAATGCGGAACGAAAAACCTATGAAAAGGACTCCCTAATTGTGTACCACGTCAAAAAAGAGCCTCTAAAATCATTTATGGTCTTAAAAGACGGATGGAACTCACTGGAAACATTAAATTTAGAACCAGCTCGATGGATATCAAATAATGCTACAATATTAGTTTATTCGAATAGCTCCAGAAATGCCACACTAAATTTTAATGCACTCAGTTTCCAACGTCCGAGAACTCTGGAGGTTTACAATGGCAAAACTCTTCAAGATAGACAAACTATCAGTACAGAACTTTCCAGGTTATCTGTTCCAATTAGCTTAAAGGAAGGCGAAAATCTCATTCTTCTGCATGTGCCAGAAGGAGCTGATATCCCAAGTAATATTCCAGAGTTAAAAAATGAAGATAGCAGAGAATTGAGCATAGAAGTTCAAAATGTTCGATTAACCGACTCTTCGTAATTTCAGGGGGTAGTTTGAAATTCAACTTTTTTAATTTTTGATAGGCCATAGGTATCCCCTTCAAATTGAGTGGTCTTCAAATTGAATGGAAATCCTCACTTTTAATTTTCATTCACTGAGCTTTTTTATCTGATGAGTTGAGCCAGATATGGCATCTCAAATGTACTTACCACAGAAAAAATATAATTAGCCATTTTGTCATATTTTAAAAATAATTCCCCCAAACCCTTCAGCCTTGACATTTTATTGTCTTTTCAATTTAAAGTCTTCATTTTTTGAAAACTGTAACATATCCAGCCATAGTTTTAGTGTTACTGCCCTTAACAGACTCTACCGTTAAGCTTACAGTATATATTCTGCTTTAATGTCTGTGTGTGCAAGATTCTTGACTGTCGAATAAGTACGTCTCCAAAACTCCATTTCCATGAAGTTGGAGAGCCTGTATTTTTGTCAGTAAGTTGCACTTTCAAGAAGATTTTTATAAGGTTGAAGCAGCTGAAAAAGCAGTAACATGTGCCTTTAATTATTTTACGACAATATAGTTCTTTATTGTTTTCGTGTTTGTTCCTGCAGCATTCTTCACTGTTAAGCTGACCGTATATTTCCCTGCCTCATCGTATGTGTATGAAGGATTTTTCTTAATTGAATATGTTCCGTCTCCGAAACTCCATTTCCATGAAGTTGGAGAGCCTGTACTTTTATCCGTAAACTGTACCTTCAGTGGAGCTTTTCCTGAGGTTGGAGTTGCAGAAAATGAAGCAACAGGTTTTATTGGAGCTGTTTTTACAGTTATATAGTTCTTTATTGTTTTCGTGTTTGTTCCAGCTGCATTCTTTACTGTTAAACTGACAGTGTATTTTCCTTCTTTACTATATGTGTGTACAGGAGTTTTAACTGTGGAGGTTTTTCCGTCTCCGAAACTCCATTTCCATGAAGTTGGAGAGCCTGTACTTTTATCCGTAAACTGTACCTTCAGTGGAGCTTTTCCTGAGGTTGGAGTTGCAGAAAAAGCAGCAACAGGTTTTATTGGAACTGTTTTTACAGTTATATAGTTCTTTATTGTTTTCGTGTTTGTTCCAGCTGCATTCTTTACTGTTAAACTGACAGTGTATTTTCCTTCTTTACTATATGTGTGGACAGGAGTTTTAACTGTGGAGGTTTTTCCATCTCCAAAAGTCCATTTCCATGAAGTGGGTGAGCCTGTACTCTTGTCAGTAAACTGCACCTTCAGAGGGGCATTTCCTGAGGTAGGAGTTGCAGAAAAAGCAGCAACTGGTTTTATAGGAGCTGTTTTTACAGTTATATACTTGGACTTTGTTACCGTATTGCTACCGCCAGCGTTGCTTGCTGTAAGTACTACTGTATAAGTTCCTGCTTTAGTGTATGTATGCACAGGATTCTGCTCGGTTGAAGTTTTTCCATCTCCAAATGTCCATTTCCATGAAGTTGGACTATTGCTGCTTTTATCAGTAAATGTTACCTTCAATGGGGCATTTCCTGAAGTTGGGGATGCAGAGAAGTCAGCAATTGGTGGGGTCGGTTTTTCTGGTTTGGTTTCTACATTGTCTATTTTGAATCCATAGGCTGTATCTGATCCGTCAGTCTGAAGCTTCACTTTCATAGTGTCTTCAGTGTACCAGTCAGTCCAGAAATCGTCTCCATTATTGCTTCGATCATAAGTTACGAGTTTATTACCCTCCTTATCTAGAATAGTTAATTTATCCCTATAATCAGCAATTGATAATTTTGTGAAATGTAACCTCATCTGAGTAGCACCAGATTCACTTATTATAGGCCATGTATAGTCAAAGTTATTTGCATAAGAATGATATGACTCTGGTAAAGTTGATGGAGGAGCCATATCAGTTCTTGTCTCTACCTGATCTATTTTGAATCCATAGGCTGTATCTGATCCATCAGTCTGAAGTCTCACCTTCATAGCGTCTTCAGTGTACCAGTCAGTCCAGAAATCGTCTCCGTTATTGCTTCGATCATAAGTTACGAGTTTATTACCCTCCTTATCTAGAATAGTTAATTTATCCCTATAATCAGCAATTGATAATTTTGTGAAATGTAACCTCATCTGAGTAGCACCGGGTTCACTTATTATAGGCCATGTATAGTCAAAGTTATTTGCGTAAGAATGATATGACTCTGGTAAAGTTGATGGAGGAGCCATATCAGTTCTTGTCTCTACCTGGTCTATTTTGAATCCATAGGCTGTATCTGATCCGTCAGTCTGAAGCTTCACTTTCATAGTGTCTTCAGTGTACCAGTCAGTCCAGAAATCGTCTCCATTATTGCTTCGATCATAAGTTACGAGTTTATTACCCTCCGTATCTAGAATAGTTAATTTATCCCTATAATCAGCAATTGATAATTTTGTGAAATGTAACCTCATCTGAGTAGCACCAGGTTCACTTATTATAGGCCATGTATAGTCAAAGTTATTTGCATAAGAATGATATGACTCTGGTAAAGTTGATGGAGGAGCCATATCAGTTCTTGTCTCTACCTGGTCTATTTTGAATCCATAGGCTGTATCTGATCCATCAGTCTGAAGTCTCACCTTCATAGCGTCTTCAGTGTACCAGTCAGTCCAGAAATCGTCTCCGTTATTGCTTCGATCATAAGTTACGAGTTTATTACCCTCCGTATCTAGAATAGTTAATTTATCCCTATAATCAGCAATTGATAATTTTGTGAAATGTAACCTCATCTGGGTTGCACCAGATTCTTCTATCGCAGGCCATGTATAGTCAAAATTATTTGCATAAGGGTGATCTGACTCTGGTAAAGATTCAGCCGAAGAGGCAACAGTACATGTTATTATACTTATTAAGAAGCAACATATTACAATCTTTGAATAATTCATTTTAGAACTCCTTCCTATTTCAGGTACTCAAAAAATAATTTCACAAGGTAATATTTTTGCAATGCTGTACTGATCAAAATTAGAGACTTTAATATGTTTTGATTTTTTGATGGAAGTCACTGAATGCGAAAAACAATGGCAAATACAGGCAACTCTACAATACATATTAAAAT
Coding sequences within:
- a CDS encoding glycosyltransferase family 2 protein, which gives rise to MSSKPNLSIIIPVYNEEENILELYEKLCNTLSLPHLIEKTYEIIFIDDGSTDSTFEEIKKIKNSKVKIVRFQRNYGKAAALSCGFKRSKGDIVITLDGDLQDDPKEIPRFIEKLKKYDMVSGWKNKRQDPISKTLPSKYFNRLTRFITGVNIHDFNCGYKAYNSYVVKNINVYGELHRYIPALVYWKGYTVGEIEVEHHPRIHGNSKYGVERLLKGFLDLITVTFLMIYKKRPLHIFGGIGILLGLSGIIISVYLMVSWATGLKIGDRPLLMLGILLTVTGAQFISLGLIGELITNLRNNDDYIIKYDSYELENGR
- a CDS encoding PKD domain-containing protein — protein: MNYSKIVICCFLISIITCTVASSAESLPESDHPYANNFDYTWPAIEESGATQMRLHFTKLSIADYRDKLTILDTEGNKLVTYDRSNNGDDFWTDWYTEDAMKVRLQTDGSDTAYGFKIDQVETRTDMAPPSTLPESYHSYANNFDYTWPIISEPGATQMRLHFTKLSIADYRDKLTILDTEGNKLVTYDRSNNGDDFWTDWYTEDTMKVKLQTDGSDTAYGFKIDQVETRTDMAPPSTLPESYHSYANNFDYTWPIISEPGATQMRLHFTKLSIADYRDKLTILDKEGNKLVTYDRSNNGDDFWTDWYTEDAMKVRLQTDGSDTAYGFKIDQVETRTDMAPPSTLPESYHSYANNFDYTWPIISESGATQMRLHFTKLSIADYRDKLTILDKEGNKLVTYDRSNNGDDFWTDWYTEDTMKVKLQTDGSDTAYGFKIDNVETKPEKPTPPIADFSASPTSGNAPLKVTFTDKSSNSPTSWKWTFGDGKTSTEQNPVHTYTKAGTYTVVLTASNAGGSNTVTKSKYITVKTAPIKPVAAFSATPTSGNAPLKVQFTDKSTGSPTSWKWTFGDGKTSTVKTPVHTYSKEGKYTVSLTVKNAAGTNTKTIKNYITVKTVPIKPVAAFSATPTSGKAPLKVQFTDKSTGSPTSWKWSFGDGKTSTVKTPVHTYSKEGKYTVSLTVKNAAGTNTKTIKNYITVKTAPIKPVASFSATPTSGKAPLKVQFTDKSTGSPTSWKWSFGDGTYSIKKNPSYTYDEAGKYTVSLTVKNAAGTNTKTIKNYIVVK